In Nitrospirota bacterium, the DNA window GAGATTGCCACGCCCCCTGCGGGGGCTCGCAATGACGATAAATAATAGTTTTTACTGTGTTTTTTATTCGTCATTGCGAGGAGCGATAGCGACGTGGCAATCTCAGCCTTTAAAAATAATTAACGTAGTTATGCATATCGCTATAAGAGTTTTTTTATTGTGAAAATTCAAAATATCGAATTATGCAACGGTCTCAACTTACGATTCCTTGAGAGGAGAAAATCTCCAAAACACTTACCACAAACCTAAGCTTGCGTTAAAAAAAAAGAATAAAAGAAATATCAAGCAAAATATTTCTCAAATCATAACAATTATTCTGATAATTTTGCTGACCATCTTTATGTTAATTGCCATGATAGTATAAAATAGGTGTTAGGTTTTGTATAAAAACCTATATTAATGTGACCACAGCGTCAATGAGGTGACAAATGTGTTCGGGAAGTGTAAAATAGCACCTATGGATATTAAAGTGAGAAACATTGCTTTTGATGTAACACCTGCAAGGTATATAACTGCTATAATAACGGAAAAGGGAGTTTTTAAACCCGGGGATATACATCATCTGGCGGATGCCGGTTTTGATTACGAAAAGATAAGGATAAAGAAACCTTGAAAGGCGATAAATTATTGGATGCTCATAATGTATTTGACAGATATGAAAAAGATTTAAAACAAGTTGAGAGTAATCTTACTGATATTTTTAAAAGTGATGCCGTTTTAATTCCTGTCATAGGGCAGCATATAATTGGTGGTGGCGGGAAACGCTTAAGACCGCTGTTTTTGATATTAGCTGCAGCCATTACCGGATACATTGGTGATAAGGGCTACATATTTGCCAGCGTAATAGAGGCAATTCATACGGCCTCACTACTGCATGACGATGTGGTGGATGGCGCTGCCGTGCGGCGCGGCAAGACCACTTCACACTCTATATGGGGAAATCATGTCGTGATTTTGGTTGGTGATTATCTCTATGCCAACTCCCTTAGAATAGCAGTTGAACAGCATGATCCGCATATAGTTGAGGCAATAGCTCAGGCTGCTACAAAAATGACTGAGGGTGAAATCCTGCAGTTGCAAAAAATAGCTGACCCATCTGTCACTGAACAGGATTACATTAACATAGTGGAAAGGAAGACCGGTTCGCTGTTTTCAGCATCGTGCCGGATTGGGGCGCTGCTTGGCGGCTCATCCGTGGAGAAAGTGGAAGCTCTTACTTCTTTTGGCCTTAAGTGCGGGATAGTGTTTCAGATGTGTGACGATATTTTGGACTTTCAGGCCGATGAAAGTCTTTTAGGAAAGCGGCTTGGAAAGGATCTTATAGAAGGGAAAATCACGCTCCCTTTGATATATCTTCTAAAATATGCTGCAGAAGCTGAGAGGAATGAAGTAACAGACATAATAAAATCCATAGACGAGGGCAAAACAGAAGATGCCGTTGCAGGAGATATGAAAAGAATCATTTCACTGTTAAAGAGTTATGACATAATCGAAAAAACATACAAAAGAGCTGAGGAAATCGTGTGTGAGGCTAAGGCCGGGCTTAATTTGTTCGATGATTCAGATGAAAAAGAAGCTCTTATGTTAATTGCCGATTATGCTATGAAGAGGGCAACCTAAGGTGCATGCGCTTGTAAAGTTAGCTAAAAACGCTATTTCTGAATACATTAAAAATAAAATTGTAATATCGCCTCCTGAGGATATGGCTCCTGAGATGAGAGGACGGGCAGGGGTTTTTGTATCACTGAAGAAGGGCGGGCAGTTAAGAGGCTGTATAGGAACGTTTTCCCCGATTCGTGAGAACGTTGCAATGGAAATAATCCGAAATGCCTTATCAGCAGCCACAGAGGATCCACGTTTCAGTCCGGTGCGCTCCGATGAACTGGAGGAAATAAAGTATTCAGTTGATGTTCTTACCGCTCCTGAGAAGGTAAATGACATCTCAGAGCTAAACCCTGCAAAATACGGCGTTATTGTAGGATATGGCAACAGACGAGGGTTGCTCTTACCAGACCTTGAGGGTGTTGACACAGTGGATGAGCAACTGAGGATTACCAAAATGAAGGCCGGAATTGATCCGCTTGAAACAGACGTGGAAATCTATAAGTTT includes these proteins:
- a CDS encoding polyprenyl synthetase family protein, encoding MKGDKLLDAHNVFDRYEKDLKQVESNLTDIFKSDAVLIPVIGQHIIGGGGKRLRPLFLILAAAITGYIGDKGYIFASVIEAIHTASLLHDDVVDGAAVRRGKTTSHSIWGNHVVILVGDYLYANSLRIAVEQHDPHIVEAIAQAATKMTEGEILQLQKIADPSVTEQDYINIVERKTGSLFSASCRIGALLGGSSVEKVEALTSFGLKCGIVFQMCDDILDFQADESLLGKRLGKDLIEGKITLPLIYLLKYAAEAERNEVTDIIKSIDEGKTEDAVAGDMKRIISLLKSYDIIEKTYKRAEEIVCEAKAGLNLFDDSDEKEALMLIADYAMKRAT
- the amrA gene encoding AmmeMemoRadiSam system protein A; protein product: MHALVKLAKNAISEYIKNKIVISPPEDMAPEMRGRAGVFVSLKKGGQLRGCIGTFSPIRENVAMEIIRNALSAATEDPRFSPVRSDELEEIKYSVDVLTAPEKVNDISELNPAKYGVIVGYGNRRGLLLPDLEGVDTVDEQLRITKMKAGIDPLETDVEIYKFEVRRYF